The Streptomyces sp. ICC1 DNA window GCACCGGTGCGCGAGAGCGACACCCCGGCCTTCGGGACCCCCGCCGTCGGCTTCCCGCAGGTCACCCTGGACCCGCAGGCACCCCTGAACCCGCCGGTCACGTCCACCGGCTCGCACCGCCGGATCAGGGTGACCGGCTCCACGCCCGGGGACGCCCGGACCGCCACCGGCTCGCACCGCCGGATCTCGGTGCCCGAGGACGCGCTCACCGCCACCGGCTCGCACCGCAGGATCCCCGGCCCCCGCCAAAGGGACAGAAGCGTACGGTCGAGAGCGCGTCGCTCACCACATCCATCGGGCCAGGATATCTCCGGCATCAGAGGTGAGAGGGACGCGTATTCAGCTGAGCCGGACGGGCATTGAGAGACTCAACCGCTCTTCCTAGGGTTGAGGGCATGAAGAGCGAGAGCGTGCAGGGCATCATGCTGGGCGATGTCGAGGTCATCCGGGTCGTCGAGTGGCAGGGGGCGTTCGCGCCCGCACCCGGTCTGGTTCCGCGGGCCGCCGCGGAGGCGTGGAAGGGCAACGAGGACTGGCTGGCGCCGGACCACTGGGATCCGGAGACGGACCGGGCGGTGATGGCGCTGCAGACCTGGGTGCTGCGCAGCGGCGGGAGGACCGTCCTGGTCGATACCGGGGTGGGCAACGGGCGCGAGCGGCCCGGCTCGCCGCAGTTCCACCACCGGGAGGGAGACTTCCTGGGTGAGCTGGCGCGGTCGGGCGTCCGCCCGGAGGACGTCGACGTCGTCGTCAACACCCATGTCCACGGCGATCACGTCGGCTGGAACACCGTTGCCTCGGACGGGGAGTGGGTGCCGGCGTTCCCCAACGCCCAGTACCTCATCCCGGCCGCGGACGACTTCCATTTCGGCCCGGACAACGGGTACGCGAACGGCCTGCGCGAGGACGACCGGCTGATCTACGAAGACAGCATCGCGCCCGTCCACCGGGCCGGGCAGAGCCTGTTGTGGGACGGCGTGCACCGCATAGACGAACACCTCACCCTGGAATCAGCGCCCGGCCACACGCCCGGCTCCTCCGTGCTGCGCCTCACGTCCGGGGATGACCGGGCGGTCTTCGTCGGCGATCTCCTGCACAGTCCCGTGCAGATCCTCGCGCCTTCCTGCAACAGCTGCTTCTGCCTGGATCCGGCGAGTGCGGCGGCCAGCCGCCGCCGGATCCTCGAACGAGCGGCAGCCGAGAGGGAGCTGGTGGTGCCCGCGCACTTCGCGGGTGCGGGCGCCGTCGAAGTACGGCGGGAGGGCAGCGGGTTCGCCCTCGGACCGTGGGCGGCCTTCGGTACGGAGCAGGCGGAGTAGACGGGGCAGGCGGGGCAGACGGAGTAGGCGGGGGCTTCCGCACGGGTTCAGCGAACGACCCGTTCGCTCCTGAGGTCACCGGGAGCCGGGCCCTGGTGCGTTCCCAGGAGTTCGGTGCCGAGCGGCGTGACGGTGTGCACCACGGATTTGCCCCGCCGGGTGGTGGTGATGAGCTTGGCGTTGCGCAGCACCGTCGCGTGCTCGCTCGCCACCGCGATCGACACGTTCAGGCGCTTCGCCAGCTCGGTGGTGCTGCACCCCTCGGTGACGACCTTCAGCGCGGCGGCCCGGGTGCGTCCCAGCAGTGCGCCCAGCGACTGGTCCACGGCTCGCGTCCCGCCCCACAGGGCCGCGCCCGCCTTCTCGTCGCCGATGGTGGGAATGGCGAGCGTGGGCGCCGAGGCGGCGTCCTGCGGGTCCCACAGCAGGGCCGGGTCCCGCCACAGGAAGACGGTCGGCGCGATGACGAGTCCGCGTCCCCCGAGGTGGACCTCGACGTTCCGGTGGTACCTGACCTCCAGTACGGGTGGCCGCCACCGCACCAGCGGGACGCACAGCCCTTCCAGCAGGCGTTCGACCCCGCCGTCGAGCAGTCTCCGTGCGAAGGTCGTCCGCACGCCCTCCAGATGGGCTCTCGCCCTGCTCCAGTAGGGAGCGACCATCGCCTCGTTGCAGGCGGCGAGTCCCTCGGCGAACTGCCGGCGGGCTTCGAGGTCTCCCCCGACCAGGTTCCGGGCCCACGGCAACTGCGAGGGATGGAAGGCGATGTGCTCGAATTCGGTCCGCAACCGGGCGGTCGACACCCGCATCAGGTTCTCGACCCCCTCCTCGATGGACGGGGTGTCGCCCATGAGCACCGTCAGGTCGACGTCCGGGCCGTCCACGGCCAGCAGGCTCGTGAACGGCCGGGCCTTCGCGCCCAGCCGCCCGCGAACCGCCGTCTGCCAGGGATGGAAGGGCAGGGCGTAGGTGGCACAGTCGCGTAACAGCC harbors:
- a CDS encoding MBL fold metallo-hydrolase yields the protein MKSESVQGIMLGDVEVIRVVEWQGAFAPAPGLVPRAAAEAWKGNEDWLAPDHWDPETDRAVMALQTWVLRSGGRTVLVDTGVGNGRERPGSPQFHHREGDFLGELARSGVRPEDVDVVVNTHVHGDHVGWNTVASDGEWVPAFPNAQYLIPAADDFHFGPDNGYANGLREDDRLIYEDSIAPVHRAGQSLLWDGVHRIDEHLTLESAPGHTPGSSVLRLTSGDDRAVFVGDLLHSPVQILAPSCNSCFCLDPASAAASRRRILERAAAERELVVPAHFAGAGAVEVRREGSGFALGPWAAFGTEQAE
- a CDS encoding winged helix-turn-helix domain-containing protein; the protein is MLHIHFTAEDLARTRVAATIGAAAETMYSLRLLRDCATYALPFHPWQTAVRGRLGAKARPFTSLLAVDGPDVDLTVLMGDTPSIEEGVENLMRVSTARLRTEFEHIAFHPSQLPWARNLVGGDLEARRQFAEGLAACNEAMVAPYWSRARAHLEGVRTTFARRLLDGGVERLLEGLCVPLVRWRPPVLEVRYHRNVEVHLGGRGLVIAPTVFLWRDPALLWDPQDAASAPTLAIPTIGDEKAGAALWGGTRAVDQSLGALLGRTRAAALKVVTEGCSTTELAKRLNVSIAVASEHATVLRNAKLITTTRRGKSVVHTVTPLGTELLGTHQGPAPGDLRSERVVR